In a single window of the Nitrospirota bacterium genome:
- a CDS encoding helix-turn-helix transcriptional regulator, whose product MKPKALIGRRIKTLRTRLRLTQDQLSERVGISPQYLSNIERGRENPTLDTLLRLAESLRVQPWEMLVVDSEIPDAQTMRKTIDRLVKEAAPEQLREIVKHVQAALH is encoded by the coding sequence GTGAAGCCGAAGGCCCTCATCGGACGACGCATCAAGACGCTGCGAACGCGGCTTCGCCTGACGCAGGATCAGCTTTCAGAGCGCGTGGGGATCAGTCCGCAGTACCTGAGCAACATCGAACGCGGGCGGGAGAACCCCACGCTCGACACACTCCTCCGGTTAGCGGAGTCGCTGAGGGTGCAACCGTGGGAGATGCTCGTGGTCGATTCGGAGATCCCTGACGCTCAAACGATGCGGAAGACAATCGACCGATTGGTGAAGGAGGCAGCCCCCGAGCAGTTACGGGAGATC